In Deinococcus puniceus, one genomic interval encodes:
- a CDS encoding ABC transporter ATP-binding protein, giving the protein MTATLEPVRPMPTAQHGPLTLTDLTKRYAPGLPPVVGGLSLEVRAGELLTLLGPSGCGKTTTLRLIAGLEQPDSGSIEILGRSMTAPFVPPERRGVGLVFQDYALFPHLSVLGNVLFGLRHLPRTQRLPRAQETLALVGLTVFASRMPHQLSGGQQQRVALARALAPRPALLLLDEPFSNLDAQLRHSTRQEVRAILRQSNTTAILVTHDQEEALAFSDRLVLMRGGHIEQIGTPQEVYAAPRTAFVANFLGRSNLLSGTASGQTARTALGLLPLMQSASGPVLLSVRAEHLAFCDAAEGVEVRILSREFRGRDASYTVQLGSQELLVHEAGGLLRPENNLAHVRVTHAATVVRELGGQA; this is encoded by the coding sequence ATGACTGCCACTCTGGAACCCGTCCGGCCCATGCCCACCGCGCAGCACGGCCCCCTCACCCTCACCGATCTGACCAAACGCTACGCGCCGGGATTGCCCCCGGTGGTGGGCGGCCTGTCGCTGGAGGTGCGGGCCGGAGAACTGCTGACGCTGCTGGGGCCGAGCGGCTGCGGCAAAACCACCACCCTGCGCCTGATCGCCGGACTGGAGCAGCCCGACAGCGGCAGCATCGAGATTCTGGGCCGCTCGATGACCGCGCCGTTCGTGCCGCCCGAGCGCCGGGGCGTGGGCCTCGTGTTTCAGGATTACGCCCTGTTTCCGCACCTGAGCGTGTTGGGCAACGTACTGTTTGGGCTGCGCCACTTGCCACGCACCCAACGCCTGCCCCGCGCTCAGGAGACGCTGGCTTTGGTGGGCCTCACCGTGTTCGCCTCGCGGATGCCGCACCAACTCAGCGGCGGGCAGCAACAGCGGGTGGCATTGGCCCGTGCGCTGGCCCCGCGCCCCGCCCTGCTGCTGCTGGATGAGCCCTTTTCCAATCTGGACGCGCAACTGCGCCACTCTACCCGTCAAGAAGTCCGGGCTATCTTGCGCCAGAGCAATACCACCGCCATTCTGGTCACGCACGATCAGGAAGAGGCGCTGGCCTTCAGTGACCGCTTGGTGCTGATGCGCGGCGGCCACATCGAACAAATTGGCACGCCGCAGGAGGTGTACGCGGCCCCCCGCACCGCCTTTGTCGCCAACTTCTTGGGCCGCAGCAACCTCTTGTCGGGCACGGCGTCGGGGCAAACGGCCCGCACCGCGCTGGGCCTGCTCCCGCTGATGCAATCCGCCTCCGGCCCCGTGCTGCTGAGCGTGCGGGCCGAACATCTGGCCTTTTGCGACGCCGCAGAGGGCGTAGAAGTGCGGATTTTGTCCCGCGAATTCCGGGGCCGGGATGCCAGCTACACCGTGCAACTCGGCAGTCAAGAACTGCTGGTACACGAGGCGGGCGGCCTGCTGAGGCCTGAAAACAACCTCGCCCATGTGCGCGTCACGCACGCGGCGACGGTGGTGCGGGAACTGGGCGGGCAGGCATAA
- a CDS encoding D-alanine--D-alanine ligase family protein — MKKRILLLAGGQSGEHEVSLMSAKSVLAALPRDQFDVTPVVISKQGRWLPPTDTARALESGVSAHGGDLVLHRAASAEGYDAVFPLLHGPMGEDGTIQGLLTLAGIPFVGSGVLGSAVSMDKVMTKQVLASAGVPQVAWALALRHEWRSTPDTVRVRASNLGFPLFVKPANLGSSVGISKVNSAGELTAALDLAFGLDRRVILEAMTSYKPREVEVGILGNDTPIASPVGELQFDAEFYDYDTKYTEGRATMHIPAPLPDSVSQRVRDIALTAFRALDCAGLARVDFFYVQETGELLLNEVNTMPGFTTTSMYPKLLEAAGISYSELVTRLVGLALEKR, encoded by the coding sequence GTGAAAAAGCGCATTTTGCTGCTGGCAGGCGGCCAATCCGGGGAACACGAAGTCAGTTTGATGAGTGCAAAGAGCGTGCTGGCCGCGCTGCCCCGCGATCAATTCGACGTGACGCCTGTGGTGATCAGCAAGCAGGGGCGCTGGCTACCGCCCACCGACACGGCCCGCGCCCTCGAATCGGGGGTCAGCGCACATGGCGGCGATCTGGTGCTGCACCGGGCCGCCAGTGCCGAGGGCTACGACGCCGTATTCCCGCTGCTGCACGGCCCGATGGGCGAAGACGGCACCATTCAAGGCCTGCTGACCTTGGCTGGGATTCCGTTCGTGGGGAGCGGCGTGCTGGGGTCTGCGGTCAGCATGGACAAGGTGATGACCAAGCAGGTGCTGGCCTCGGCGGGGGTGCCGCAGGTGGCGTGGGCGCTGGCCCTGCGGCACGAATGGCGCAGCACACCTGACACGGTGCGGGTGCGGGCCTCCAATCTCGGCTTTCCCTTGTTCGTGAAGCCTGCCAACCTCGGCTCTAGCGTGGGCATCAGCAAAGTGAACAGCGCGGGCGAGCTGACGGCGGCGCTGGATCTGGCGTTTGGCCTAGACCGCCGCGTGATTCTGGAAGCCATGACCAGCTACAAGCCGCGTGAGGTGGAAGTGGGCATCTTGGGCAACGACACGCCCATCGCCAGCCCAGTCGGAGAGCTGCAATTCGACGCCGAGTTTTACGACTACGACACCAAATACACTGAGGGCCGCGCCACCATGCACATTCCCGCTCCGCTGCCGGACAGCGTGTCGCAGCGCGTGCGCGACATTGCCCTGACCGCCTTCCGGGCGCTGGACTGTGCGGGGCTGGCCCGCGTGGATTTCTTTTATGTGCAGGAAACGGGCGAACTCTTGCTGAATGAGGTGAACACCATGCCCGGCTTCACCACCACGTCCATGTATCCCAAACTGCTGGAGGCGGCGGGCATCAGCTACAGCGAGTTGGTAACGCGGCTGGTAGGGCTGGCGCTGGAAAAGCGGTAG
- a CDS encoding ABC transporter permease: MTSRRPPLLLLLPAVFTVLGVLLPLGYLVLRAFGAEAEELREIVFRTRNLELAGNTLGLTAAVLACTTAIALPLAFLATRTDFRPRRLLMLLGVLPLAIPGYVGAYALIAASGFGGTIQTLTGINWPGPSGFGGALGVLTLFTFPYLFLNLHAALRAQDPALEDAARLLGRTPLQTFWAVTVPHLRPAWLSGALLTGLHVLGDFSVVSLMRYPTFSAAIYQQYTAAYDRVYSAWLALLLLLLTAFVLWLEARLMRGVSLSRVSPGGARQPGTVRLGWAVVPAWAFALTLAGAALVVPLGTVLFWLTRDFNPAALADLWVAAQTALGAAAVAAVTTTLLAFPLAYIGSRYGQHSRWARLTERAAYLGYATPPLAFALALVFFSLQVTPSLYQTLPLLVAAYTLHFVAEAVGPIRTSLTKATPRLEEAARVLGLSPLRALTRVTLPLIRPGLWVSAAFVFLSVLKELPLTLLLSPTGFDTLARNVWTYTEEAQYAAAAPYALALALSGALLTLLILRRETGEAQPQGKQVTPRRRSGSAALNAPPTPEANPTQGTPL, translated from the coding sequence GTGACTTCCCGCCGCCCGCCCCTGCTGCTCCTGCTGCCCGCCGTATTCACGGTGTTGGGCGTGCTGTTGCCGCTGGGGTATCTGGTGCTGCGGGCGTTTGGGGCAGAGGCAGAGGAACTGCGGGAAATCGTGTTCCGCACGCGCAATCTGGAATTGGCGGGCAATACGCTGGGCCTCACAGCGGCGGTCTTGGCCTGTACCACCGCCATTGCCCTGCCGCTGGCCTTCCTCGCCACCCGCACCGATTTCCGGCCCCGGCGCTTGCTGATGCTGCTGGGCGTGTTGCCGCTGGCGATTCCGGGCTATGTGGGCGCGTATGCCCTGATCGCCGCCAGCGGATTCGGCGGCACGATTCAGACCCTGACTGGGATCAACTGGCCGGGGCCGAGCGGATTTGGGGGGGCGCTGGGCGTACTGACGCTATTCACCTTTCCGTACCTGTTTCTGAATCTGCACGCGGCGCTGCGGGCACAAGACCCGGCTCTGGAAGACGCGGCGCGGTTGCTGGGGCGCACCCCCCTCCAAACCTTCTGGGCCGTGACCGTGCCGCACCTGCGCCCGGCGTGGCTGTCGGGGGCACTCCTGACCGGGCTGCACGTGCTGGGCGACTTCAGCGTGGTCAGCCTGATGCGCTATCCCACCTTCAGCGCGGCCATCTATCAGCAGTACACCGCCGCCTATGACCGGGTGTATTCGGCGTGGCTGGCACTGCTGCTGCTGCTGCTGACCGCCTTTGTGCTGTGGCTGGAAGCTCGCCTGATGCGCGGCGTGTCCTTGTCGCGGGTGTCGCCGGGGGGGGCGCGGCAGCCCGGTACGGTGCGGCTGGGCTGGGCGGTTGTTCCGGCGTGGGCGTTTGCGCTGACACTGGCGGGCGCGGCGTTGGTGGTGCCGCTGGGCACGGTGCTGTTTTGGCTCACCCGCGACTTTAATCCCGCAGCTTTGGCGGACTTATGGGTGGCCGCCCAGACCGCGCTGGGAGCCGCAGCGGTGGCCGCCGTGACCACCACGCTGCTGGCCTTTCCGCTGGCCTACATCGGCAGCCGCTATGGGCAGCACAGCCGCTGGGCACGCCTGACCGAGCGGGCCGCGTATTTGGGGTATGCCACGCCGCCGCTGGCCTTTGCGCTGGCCCTCGTGTTCTTTTCGTTGCAGGTCACGCCCAGCCTGTACCAAACTCTTCCGCTCCTGGTTGCCGCCTACACGCTGCATTTTGTGGCCGAGGCGGTTGGGCCGATTCGCACCAGCCTGACCAAAGCCACCCCCCGGCTGGAAGAAGCGGCGCGGGTGCTGGGGCTGTCGCCGCTGCGGGCACTAACGCGGGTCACGCTGCCGCTGATTCGTCCGGGGCTATGGGTCAGCGCGGCGTTCGTATTCCTGAGTGTCCTCAAGGAATTGCCGCTGACCCTGCTGCTCTCGCCCACCGGGTTCGATACGCTCGCCCGCAATGTCTGGACGTACACCGAAGAAGCCCAGTACGCCGCCGCCGCTCCCTACGCGCTGGCGTTGGCGCTCAGTGGCGCACTGCTGACCTTGCTGATTTTGCGCCGCGAAACAGGAGAGGCACAGCCGCAAGGGAAGCAGGTCACCCCGCGCCGCCGATCTGGCTCTGCTGCTCTGAACGCGCCCCCCACTCCTGAAGCCAACCCCACGCAAGGAACCCCGCTATGA
- a CDS encoding C1 family peptidase produces MKGNKNRPVSSSLTRTLAALTVALTCTALAQNNTINLNSIQLTPQLNTVQLNRLQLQPITIQNQQLFKLQLDPALFQKALQAPNALPVNLDELPARLQARDANIRSSLALTNQLANVADLRSDIARMTLKLPAGLTVPAIVNLRGGQQQEVLLYGRDTVARSVADAEAKAAVNRSEILRSFGLDDQTLSQAAAPGTAVVLANPATARVAITSGAATRITAATQAQNTQLQVQPSNRIDLSSAQIKIASNITDLLKLQTIVQPSQPPSQPGGELGDGFVKNPSDGACRFTPTNALFGQMRGGNIGNITTIKNQGRRGTCMAFGFVSALESQIARRIKTRFNLSEQYAYYWLRGDDGVLGDGAGWGDYDDAVNRQRMIPTEVRWKYNPSYSRQTLPGGEKPITQFKNSCTNYADQACSDTTAQAQLVCQGSTNNCAWKPEWEIQENAAFNFRPTKGNEVWHSLGTLSFNSTQATREYRRMLMKKMLDRGDQLVLGFGVDAAFDSIGAAGTPNMNLVGQNYRGGHAVHLVGYVNTGSVTINNVRIAGINLGNMTFPTGVWIIKNSWGCGFGDGGYAYLPDSFLDQETNGVYNLPNNAVASDMNSF; encoded by the coding sequence ATGAAAGGCAACAAGAACCGTCCGGTTTCTTCGTCTCTTACCCGCACGCTGGCCGCCCTGACTGTGGCGCTCACCTGCACTGCTCTGGCCCAGAACAACACCATCAACCTTAATTCCATTCAACTCACGCCGCAACTCAACACGGTGCAGCTCAACCGCTTGCAGCTTCAGCCCATCACCATTCAGAACCAGCAACTCTTCAAGCTGCAACTTGATCCGGCCCTGTTCCAGAAGGCGCTTCAGGCTCCGAATGCCCTGCCCGTGAATCTGGACGAACTGCCCGCCCGTCTGCAGGCCCGCGACGCCAACATTCGCAGCAGCCTCGCGCTCACCAACCAGTTGGCAAATGTGGCCGACTTGCGCTCCGATATTGCCCGCATGACCCTGAAATTGCCCGCCGGATTGACCGTGCCCGCCATCGTGAACCTGCGCGGCGGCCAGCAACAGGAAGTGCTGCTGTATGGCCGCGATACGGTGGCCCGCAGTGTGGCCGACGCCGAAGCCAAAGCCGCCGTGAACCGCTCCGAGATTCTGCGTTCCTTTGGGCTGGACGACCAGACGCTGAGCCAAGCTGCCGCGCCCGGCACTGCCGTTGTGCTCGCCAATCCTGCAACGGCGCGTGTGGCGATCACCAGCGGAGCCGCTACCCGCATCACTGCCGCGACACAGGCCCAGAACACGCAACTTCAGGTGCAACCGAGCAACCGCATCGACTTGTCTTCGGCCCAGATCAAGATCGCCAGCAACATCACCGACTTGCTGAAACTGCAAACTATCGTGCAGCCCAGCCAACCACCCTCTCAGCCGGGCGGCGAACTCGGAGACGGTTTCGTGAAGAACCCCAGCGACGGCGCGTGCCGCTTTACGCCCACCAACGCGCTGTTCGGGCAGATGCGCGGCGGCAACATCGGCAACATCACGACCATCAAAAATCAGGGACGGCGCGGCACCTGCATGGCTTTCGGCTTCGTGAGTGCGCTGGAAAGCCAGATCGCGCGGCGCATCAAGACCCGCTTTAATCTGTCGGAGCAGTACGCCTACTACTGGCTGCGCGGCGACGACGGCGTGCTGGGCGACGGCGCGGGCTGGGGCGACTACGACGACGCCGTGAACCGCCAGCGCATGATTCCCACCGAGGTGCGCTGGAAGTACAACCCCAGCTACAGCCGCCAGACCTTGCCGGGGGGTGAGAAACCCATTACGCAGTTCAAGAATTCCTGCACCAACTACGCCGATCAGGCGTGCAGCGACACCACCGCGCAGGCGCAACTGGTCTGTCAGGGCAGCACCAACAACTGTGCGTGGAAGCCCGAATGGGAGATTCAGGAAAACGCCGCCTTCAATTTCCGGCCCACCAAAGGCAACGAAGTGTGGCACTCCTTGGGCACGCTGTCCTTCAACTCCACCCAGGCCACCCGTGAATACCGCCGCATGCTGATGAAAAAGATGCTGGACAGGGGAGACCAACTCGTGCTCGGCTTCGGCGTAGACGCGGCCTTCGATTCCATCGGCGCGGCGGGCACGCCCAACATGAATCTCGTGGGCCAGAATTACCGGGGCGGCCACGCCGTTCACTTGGTGGGCTACGTGAACACGGGCAGCGTGACCATCAACAATGTCCGTATTGCTGGCATCAACCTCGGCAACATGACGTTCCCCACCGGCGTCTGGATCATCAAAAACTCTTGGGGCTGCGGCTTCGGCGACGGCGGGTATGCCTACCTGCCCGACTCCTTCCTAGACCAAGAAACCAACGGCGTGTACAACCTGCCCAACAACGCGGTGGCCTCGGATATGAACAGCTTCTAG
- the odhB gene encoding 2-oxoglutarate dehydrogenase complex dihydrolipoyllysine-residue succinyltransferase → MADIKVPVFSESVSEGTLLTWHKKPGDALKRGEVIAEIETDKVVLEVTAQQDGVLQSVLKNEGDTVLSEEVLGTVGEAGSAPAAAPAPAADQAAGPVANEASAGGTATQPDGQSSTPQSSLPDRREDLSPAVRKVVVENNLNPAQIPATGPKGNITKADAVGAIGSVTAAPAAASAPATAPTPAPAATIPSGPRTEQRVPMTRIRQRISERLKEVQNTAAILTTFNEVNMQPAMDLRKKYQDQFVAKHGTKLGFMSLFVRAATEALKAFPVVNASVDGKDIIYHGFYDIGIAVASERGLVVPILRDTDTMSLAGIEKEIAGFAQKAKNGKLTMDDMSGGTFSITNGGTFGSMMSTPIINSPQSAILGMHNIIERPIAQNGQVVIAPMMYLALSYDHRIIDGKEAVQFLVMIKNLLEDPARMLLEL, encoded by the coding sequence ATGGCAGACATCAAGGTTCCTGTTTTTAGTGAGTCAGTCAGTGAAGGCACGCTGCTGACGTGGCACAAGAAACCCGGCGACGCCCTCAAGCGCGGCGAGGTCATCGCGGAGATCGAAACCGACAAGGTGGTGCTGGAAGTCACCGCCCAGCAAGACGGCGTGCTGCAAAGCGTGCTGAAAAATGAGGGCGATACCGTTCTCAGCGAGGAAGTGCTGGGCACGGTAGGAGAGGCAGGCAGCGCACCAGCGGCAGCCCCGGCCCCCGCCGCAGATCAGGCGGCTGGCCCGGTGGCGAATGAGGCCAGTGCAGGCGGTACGGCCACCCAACCTGACGGCCAGAGCAGTACGCCCCAAAGCAGCCTGCCTGATCGCCGCGAAGACCTCTCGCCCGCCGTGCGGAAGGTCGTTGTAGAAAACAACCTCAACCCCGCCCAGATTCCCGCCACTGGCCCCAAGGGGAACATCACCAAGGCGGACGCTGTGGGCGCGATTGGCAGTGTAACTGCGGCTCCGGCTGCGGCCAGCGCTCCTGCAACTGCGCCTACGCCCGCCCCCGCCGCTACCATTCCCAGCGGCCCCCGCACCGAACAGCGCGTGCCCATGACCCGCATCCGCCAGCGCATTTCCGAGCGCCTGAAGGAAGTGCAGAACACGGCAGCGATTCTGACCACCTTCAACGAAGTGAACATGCAGCCCGCGATGGACTTGCGGAAAAAGTATCAGGATCAGTTTGTCGCCAAGCACGGCACCAAACTGGGCTTTATGAGCCTGTTCGTGCGGGCCGCCACCGAAGCCCTGAAAGCCTTCCCGGTGGTCAATGCCAGCGTGGACGGCAAAGACATCATCTACCACGGCTTTTACGATATCGGTATCGCGGTGGCCTCCGAGCGCGGTCTGGTTGTGCCAATCTTGCGCGACACAGACACCATGAGCCTCGCCGGAATCGAAAAGGAAATCGCGGGCTTTGCCCAGAAGGCCAAGAACGGCAAGCTGACGATGGACGACATGAGCGGCGGCACGTTCAGTATCACCAACGGCGGCACCTTCGGCTCCATGATGAGTACGCCCATCATCAACTCGCCCCAGAGCGCCATTCTGGGCATGCACAACATCATCGAGCGGCCTATCGCCCAAAACGGTCAAGTGGTCATCGCGCCTATGATGTACCTCGCGCTCAGCTATGACCACCGCATCATCGACGGCAAGGAAGCCGTGCAGTTTTTGGTCATGATCAAGAACCTCTTGGAAGATCCGGCCCGGATGTTGCTGGAACTCTAA
- a CDS encoding extracellular solute-binding protein, with translation MKLALIATTALMLAGTSLAQTSLTVYSGRAKTFVDPIVQQFEKQTGIKVNVRYGTDAQLVAAIREEGARSPADVFWGNSMGALGELAADGKFSKLGNALTRNVSDDYLPETRTWVPTTVRFRTLAYNTAKIKPADLPDSVLDLPKMTSLKGRIGWTVSYPSFQDFLAAMISKYGEATTKTWLEGMKALQPKDYKTSNVGMLEAMRAGEIDVALTNHYYIQRVNRLSYPIETYFFKNGDIGNLGNATGAAILKTSKNQSAAVRLLQTLVGKDAQTFFLSVNFEYPVIGNILQPTTMLPYADIVKRSPRIDPTVLPKNIEKAQKLLRDAGLL, from the coding sequence ATGAAGCTTGCCCTGATCGCGACCACTGCCCTGATGCTTGCTGGAACCAGCTTGGCTCAAACCAGCCTGACCGTTTACTCGGGCCGCGCCAAAACCTTTGTCGATCCCATCGTGCAGCAGTTTGAAAAGCAGACGGGCATCAAGGTGAACGTGCGTTACGGCACCGACGCGCAACTGGTGGCCGCTATTCGGGAGGAGGGCGCACGCAGCCCCGCCGACGTGTTCTGGGGCAACTCTATGGGCGCGCTGGGCGAACTGGCCGCCGACGGCAAGTTTTCCAAGCTGGGCAATGCGCTGACCCGCAACGTCTCGGACGACTACCTGCCCGAGACACGCACGTGGGTGCCCACCACCGTCCGCTTCCGCACGCTGGCCTACAACACCGCCAAAATCAAGCCCGCCGACTTGCCCGACAGCGTGCTGGACTTGCCCAAGATGACCAGCCTGAAGGGCCGCATCGGTTGGACGGTCAGCTACCCCAGCTTTCAGGACTTTTTGGCGGCCATGATCTCCAAATACGGTGAGGCCACCACCAAAACGTGGCTTGAGGGCATGAAGGCGCTGCAACCGAAGGACTACAAGACCAGCAACGTGGGCATGCTCGAAGCCATGCGGGCCGGAGAAATCGACGTGGCGCTCACCAATCACTACTACATCCAGCGCGTGAACCGCCTGAGCTACCCCATCGAAACCTATTTCTTCAAGAACGGTGATATCGGCAACCTCGGCAACGCGACGGGCGCGGCGATCCTGAAGACCAGCAAGAACCAGAGCGCCGCCGTGCGCCTGCTACAAACGCTGGTGGGCAAAGACGCCCAGACCTTCTTCCTGAGCGTGAACTTCGAATACCCCGTGATCGGCAACATTTTGCAGCCCACCACCATGCTGCCCTACGCCGACATCGTGAAGCGCAGCCCCCGGATTGACCCCACCGTGCTGCCCAAGAACATCGAGAAGGCGCAAAAGCTGCTGCGCGACGCCGGACTGCTGTAA